The Cellulosilyticum sp. I15G10I2 genome has a segment encoding these proteins:
- a CDS encoding AzlC family ABC transporter permease, giving the protein MISKNSSMFLGGAKKGIPILIGFIPISTAFAVIALQAKLTPLEVVLMSIMLLAGASQLMAVNMLAIGAGSIEIIIATFIINMRHLIMSIYVMNRLKEIPRPLKLILAFGVTDETFGIMSMEDEEHCNQYFFSGLAAVTYGAWIGGTILGIVVNNVIPTHICSSMSIALYAMFIGLLMPNMHKNHKVAYVVGISIALNIIFSLILTPSWAVVFATLFGGVIGSKLLGREEKNEHKNINSINDFGDVNSNIHS; this is encoded by the coding sequence ATGATCAGTAAAAATAGTAGTATGTTTTTAGGAGGCGCTAAAAAAGGGATTCCTATATTAATAGGATTTATACCTATTTCAACTGCATTTGCAGTTATTGCTCTGCAAGCAAAGCTTACACCCTTAGAAGTTGTTTTAATGTCAATTATGTTATTAGCAGGAGCAAGTCAGCTGATGGCAGTAAATATGTTAGCTATAGGGGCTGGCAGTATAGAAATTATTATTGCTACATTTATTATCAATATGAGACACCTTATTATGAGTATCTATGTCATGAATAGGTTAAAGGAGATACCTAGGCCTTTAAAGTTAATATTAGCATTCGGAGTTACTGATGAAACATTTGGAATCATGTCTATGGAAGATGAAGAGCATTGTAATCAATACTTTTTTAGTGGGCTAGCAGCCGTTACTTATGGCGCATGGATTGGAGGAACTATATTAGGAATAGTGGTTAATAATGTTATTCCAACTCATATATGTTCGAGTATGTCAATTGCTTTATATGCCATGTTCATTGGACTACTAATGCCTAATATGCACAAGAACCATAAGGTTGCTTATGTTGTAGGGATCAGTATAGCTCTGAACATTATATTTAGCCTTATTTTAACACCGAGTTGGGCAGTTGTTTTTGCGACACTATTTGGAGGGGTTATAGGCTCTAAACTATTAGGAAGGGAAGAGAAGAATGAGCATAAAAATATCAATAGTATTAATGATTTTGGGGATGTCAATAGCAACATACATTCCTAG
- a CDS encoding AzlD domain-containing protein has translation MLLDKVRISPKIESVLSAIPYAALGVLIFPGILSVDTENPIVGILGGGIALILSYFKLNITYVIGGAVLSVVFIKAFNMV, from the coding sequence ATGTTATTAGATAAAGTGCGTATATCTCCTAAGATAGAAAGTGTATTATCTGCAATTCCTTATGCTGCATTAGGGGTATTGATATTTCCAGGTATTTTGTCTGTAGACACTGAAAATCCCATAGTTGGGATTTTAGGAGGAGGCATTGCACTAATATTATCTTATTTTAAACTAAATATCACTTATGTGATAGGTGGAGCAGTTTTGAGTGTGGTGTTTATAAAAGCATTTAATATGGTGTAA
- a CDS encoding sensor histidine kinase has protein sequence MRSHIINFFKWIGTGIVFTFKLLLALLNYAVISFFKMLGTFFNKIRFSIAFKINLVYAFLYLLLFTLTYGISFALLLNHSSDHLLENNKLIIYFGWIAGISIFVSITLFLIFGRMVVKKMLEPLTLMTKKVKSIKEDGIKERLSTNGAKDELKDLAITFNQMMNRLEVFVERQKQFVSDASHELRTPIAVIEGYADLLDRWGKDDPKILEESIESIKSETKNMKQLVEQLLFLARSDRNTLKIAKEVLNLSDIIKQVAKETSFIDDEHELICKADEEVLILGDSHLIKELIRILVDNAIKYTPESGSITLYSVNTSKNVLLSVKDTGIGIANEHLPHLFERFYKAEESRDKHSGGTGLGLAIAKWIADIHDASITINSAVGEGSEFIIFFPLQTSGK, from the coding sequence ATGCGTAGTCATATCATAAATTTTTTCAAATGGATAGGAACGGGGATTGTCTTTACCTTTAAACTTCTCCTTGCACTCTTAAACTATGCGGTGATAAGTTTTTTTAAAATGCTCGGTACTTTTTTTAATAAAATACGTTTTTCTATAGCTTTTAAAATTAATCTCGTATACGCCTTTCTCTATCTTTTGCTTTTCACATTAACATATGGTATAAGCTTCGCCCTGCTCCTTAATCATTCAAGTGATCATCTTCTTGAAAACAATAAGCTGATTATCTACTTTGGTTGGATAGCAGGTATATCTATCTTTGTATCTATCACGCTTTTTTTGATTTTTGGAAGAATGGTTGTAAAAAAAATGTTAGAACCGCTTACCCTTATGACTAAAAAGGTAAAAAGCATTAAGGAAGATGGCATCAAAGAACGTTTAAGCACCAATGGTGCTAAAGATGAATTAAAAGACCTTGCAATCACTTTTAATCAAATGATGAACCGCTTAGAAGTATTTGTCGAAAGGCAAAAACAGTTTGTCTCTGATGCTTCTCACGAACTTAGAACACCTATTGCAGTTATCGAAGGCTACGCTGATCTTCTAGATAGATGGGGAAAAGATGATCCTAAAATATTAGAAGAAAGTATTGAGTCTATAAAATCAGAAACTAAAAATATGAAACAGCTCGTAGAACAACTTCTCTTCCTGGCTAGAAGTGATAGAAACACATTAAAGATAGCCAAAGAAGTCCTCAACTTATCAGATATTATCAAACAAGTTGCAAAAGAAACTTCCTTTATAGATGATGAGCATGAACTAATCTGCAAAGCTGATGAAGAGGTTTTGATACTAGGTGATAGTCATCTTATCAAAGAACTCATTCGAATACTCGTTGATAACGCTATCAAATACACACCTGAAAGCGGCTCCATCACGCTCTACTCCGTAAATACTTCTAAAAACGTGTTGCTCTCTGTCAAAGATACAGGTATAGGTATTGCAAATGAACATCTTCCCCATCTTTTCGAAAGATTTTATAAAGCCGAAGAATCACGAGATAAACATAGCGGTGGGACCGGTCTTGGTTTGGCTATTGCCAAATGGATAGCTGATATACATGATGCTTCAATAACTATTAATAGCGCTGTAGGAGAAGGCTCTGAGTTTATCATTTTCTTCCCTTTACAAACTTCTGGCAAATAA